DNA from Desulfovibrio sp.:
GTCAATGTGAGTGGCCTGCACGAACTGGTGGCCAACGCCCTGGTTATGAAGGGCGAATGCAAGCGCACCATGGACCTGCGTCAGGAAGACCTGCCCAATGTGGTGGACGACGAGGACGCGCCCGAAGCACAGGGGGAGGGCCAATAAATGTATAACGCCAAAGCAGTTATCGTTGGGATCATAGTATTTGTGGCCCTGTTCACCTCCCCTTTCTGGCTGAGCATGATGGGGAAGGATTACAAGAGCACCGGCATTGAGCTGCCCAAGGGCGAAAAGGATTGCATCGAGGACGTGCAGTTCATGCGCGACCAGCACATGCGCCTGCTCAATGAATGGCGCGACGAGGCCCTGCGCAAGGAAAACCGCGTCTATGTGGCCACCAGCGGCAAAAAGTGGAACATCAGCCTTCAGAATACCTGCTTGAAGTGCCATAATGACTACAAGGGATTCTGTGAAAAGTGCCATACGGCTAACGGCGTTGATCCCTATTGCTGGACTTGCCACATCATTCCCCAGGGGAGCAAGTAATGAACAAGAGCAGAAGAAGCTTTCTGAAAGTGGCGGGCTTTTCGGCCTTCGCCCTTACCAGCGGCATGGCTGCCCTGTCTGGCGTTGCCCAGGCGCAGATTGCCCCCGGCAAGTATGAGCCCGCGGCCAATGCACTGCATGCCAAGCGCTGGGCCATGGTCATCGACACGCGCCAGTTTGCGGGCCCTGAAGACTACAAGCCCCTGAGCGACGCATGCCACGCCTTCCACAACGTACCGCAGGTTCCCGGCAACCAGGAAATCAAGTGGTTCTGGCTGGACAGCTACGCCCATGTCTTCCCTGACGACATGAACGCGCACCTGAACACGCACTCCCGCGAGTCCATGTACCCGCTGCTGTGCAACCACTGCACCAATCCGCCCTGCGTGCGCGTGTGTCCCACACAGGCCACCTACAAGATGGAAGACGGCATTGTGGCCATGGACTACCACCGCTGCATCGGCTGCCGGTTCTGCATGGCTGGCTGTCCCTACGGCGCGCGTTCCTTCAACTTCAAAGACCCGCGCAAGTTCCTGTCCAACCCCGTGCCCAATCCCGAATACCCCACGCGCATGATCGGCGTGGTCGAGAAGTGCACGTTCTGCGCCGAGCGCCTTGCCGTAGGCAAGCTGCCCGCCTGCGTGGAAGCGGCCAATGGCAAGATACTTTTCGGCGACCTGGAAGACCCCAATTCAACGGTGCGCCAGGCTTTGGCCGCCAATTACAGTATTCGCCGCAAGCCCAGCCTGGGCACCCAGCCCGGCGTCTACTACCTTATCTAGGGAGAACAGGCCATGCTTGAAAAATTGCTCGACGGTCCTAAGACCTACTACATGTGGCTGATCTTCCTGCTGGTTCTTATCGCGGGTTGCGGCCTTGTGTACCTCGATCAGTTGCAGAACGGTCTCTCCGTCACCGGCCTCAGCCGTGACGTTTCGTGGGGATTGTACATTTCGCAGTTCACCTATTTCGTGGGTGTGGCGGCCTCGGCCGTCATGCTGGTGCTGCCCACCTACTTCCATCACTACAAAAAGTTCAAACGCATGATCATCTTTGGTGAATTCATGGCCGTCGCGGCCGTGGTCATGTGCGCGCTCTTCATCGTGGTGGACCTTGGTCAGCCCCAGCGCATGCTCAACGTCATGCTTCACCCCTCGCCCCATTCCGTCATGTTCTACGACATGATGGTGCTCATCGGGTACCTGGGTCTGAACATCATCATCGGCTGGGTCACTCTTGAGGCCGAAAGGCACGAGATTGAGCCCCCCAAATGGATCAAGCCCCTTATCTACATCTCCGTCCTGTGGGCTTTCTCCATCCATACGGTCACGGCCTTCCTGTACGCGGGCATTCCCGGCCGCCATTACTGGCTCACCGCCATTATGGCCGCCCGCTTCCTGTCCTCGGCCTTCTGCTCCGGTCCTGCCATCCTGCTCCTGCTGATGATGGTGCTGCGCCGCCTGACGGGCTTCGAGCCCGGCAAGGAAGCCGTAAAGACCCTGACCATCATCATTGTGTACGCCATGTGCATCAACGTGTTCTTCTATCTGCTGGAAATCTTCACCGCCTTCTACAGCGGCGTTCCCGGACATGAAGAACCCATCCACTTCCTCTTCTTCGGGCATGACGGTCATCTGCCCTGGGTGAGCTACTGGATGTGGGGCGCTGTTATCATGGCCTTCGCTTCTCTGGCCCTGCTCATTCCGCCCAAGCTGCGCGAAAACCCCTGTCTGCTGCCCATCGCCCTCATCATGCTGGTGCTGGCCTCCTGGATCGACAAGGGTCTTGGCCTGCTGGTGGCCGGTTTCACGCCCAACATGTTTGAAGCCTTTACGCCCTACATGCCCAGCGCCAAGGAAATTGCCGTGGCTCTCGGCGTCTACGGCGTCGGCGCTCTGGTGCTTTCGCTGCTCTGGCGTATAGCCCTTGGCGTCAAGATGGAAGTGAACCACATGAACGACTAGGTTGACCGCGAGGTTGACCGCGAGGTCGGCCTACGGTGAAAAAAACCGTTGCCAAAGCCCCCGTGTTCGCACGGGGGCTTTCCTATATTAGCCAATTGTGATAAAATTCTCTTATCAGAGCTTGTGCGCCTTGACTGCGCCGGGTCGCCTGCGTGGCCCACAGGCGTGAAAGAGCCTGTGCTGGTCCCCCCTGTCTGGCGCATACGCCAGTGGCGACAGGGGCGACGGCGGCAGACAGGGGCGTCGGTGGCACGCCGCAAAGCAGCCCTCCGTCAGGATGCAGCACACGGCGCAACTATAAATTTACAGCGCCATCCGGTCGGGGAGACCCTCAACACAAAGTTGAAATCGGACAGAACGTTGCACAAACTCAGGGGCATGTCAGCGTCAAAGCCGCAGGTATGTGGCCAAATCCATAAGCTCAACAAGGCGGCATGCTTGACTTTCATTGCCCCCCAAAGGCATAGTACAGACCATTGCCATCATTATTTGCAAGGAGATCACGATGCAGCAAGCGCTTAAAGACGCCATAACCATTTGCAAAACTTTTTTGCGCAACGGCTATGACGCGCATGTCATCAATGCTCCCTTGCAGGAACATCTGCTCCAGAAGGTTGACCATCTGGCCGTGGACATTGCCTGCGAGCCGGACATGGACACCCTGTTCAAGCTTTTTCCCAAAGCCACGCCCACATCCGAAAATCGGGCACTGGCCGTTATGGAAGAAAACGGCGTCACATTCCGTTTTTATCCTCTTGAAGTGGCTGCGGCCGGACACCCCGAACTGTCGCTGGTCAGGATCACGCCCACGATGATCGCACTCTTGAGCCCGGAAGAGCGCCTCAAGCTGCGCCTCACCGGCTTCAATGCGCCCGAACCCAGCGGCGACGTGTATGACGGTTTTGAAGACATCAAGAGCGGAGCCATCTGCCTCGCGGGCCTGCCGGACGAAACCCTGCGCCACAACTATCTGCTGGCTGTTCGCGCCCTGCGTTTTGCCGCCAACTTTGACCTGCCCATTGAGCCCAACACCTGGCTGGCCATTATCCGCGCCTCCAGCCGCGTGCTTGATTACGTGCCCGCCACCGACATCATGGATGAATGGCGCAAGGTTGCCGCCGAAAACATGTACCGCTTCGTCCGCCTGCTGTTTGACGCCCATATCCTTCAGGGGCTCATCCCCGAAGTGGCGTCACTCTCCTGCCTGACGCAGATGCGCAACAAGGAAGGCGACACCGAAAACGTGTTCGAACACACGCTTGAATGTATGAAGTGCTATCCTGAAGAGGATTTTCACTACGACTGGCTGGGCACCATGGCCATGCTGTTTCACGATGTGGGCAAGCTCTACACCGGCGAATACTATGACGGCCTGTGGACCTACTACCAGCACCACCGCGTCGGCGCCAAGGTCACGCGCAAGATACTGCGCCGCCTGCACTTTACCCAGGAAGACATCGACCTTTTGTGCAACCTTGTGCGCAATCACATGCGTTTCCACTTCATGATGACGGACAGGGGCATACGCCGTTTCAAGGCGCTGGACGATTACCCCCGGCTTATCGCCATGGCCCGGGCCGACCTCAAGGCTCGCGACGGCATCCCCACTTCGTTCAACCACAATATGAAGTATCTGGACCGCGCGGAAACGCCGGAACAGATGCTGGAACCCCTGCTCAACGGCAATGAGATCATGAGCGAGACAAAGCTGTCGCCCGGCCCGCAGGTGGGGGTTATTCGTGATGCCCTGCTCAAGGCGCAGATTGCCGGAGAGGTCACGGATCTGGATTCAGCAGTGCTTTTTGTGCGGGACTACGCGCGGAAGTCTGTAGGGTAGTGGTTGGGGTTGATTTGACGCTGGTTTGGACTGTGTGACTGTTGGGGCCGTCTCTGAAATATGGGGCGGCCTTTTTTTTTTTGGTTTGATGTTTCACGTGCGGCTAAGTGGTGGCGGTTCTGGTTTGCTTTTGAGTTTTTGGGCCTGTCGCATAATTGAAATGTATGTGCCCTGCGGGCACGGCGGCTTTTCTTTATTTTAGTTTGGGCCGCCTCCGGCGTGGGCAGATGGGGGCCTGTTAGGGGCTGCCGCCCCTCCGAGGCCCCCTCTGCACTCCCCCCGGACGACCCCGCTGGGCTTGTCGTACATCTCCACTCCCACGGGTTAGCCCTTTAGGGCTTTCCATATTCCTCCATTCCGCAAGGGCTGCGCGGCTTCTGCTTCGGGAGCTTCCTCGCTTCGCTCGGCGATCTCCCTGCGCGCCGCGCAATGCCAGTGTCCGCTTTTGCTTTGAGAGGGAAAGGTGATGCGGCTCAGGTTGCTGCTCGTTCGGCAAAATAGCTATAGCGGTAAAAATCATTACGCGAGTCTGTGAATACCGCTCACCACGCAAACGACCAAAGCAGAAGAGACGCAAAGGGTTTGTGCCCGCCAGGTGTCATCCAAGCCTCTCAAAACTAGAGTCAAGGCACAAACCCTTCACCGCAACGTGTCTTTACACACAACGTGCCTTCCTCCAACAATAATACACCGCCATCCAAGGCCCCTCACAGCCAATGAGACGCCCTCACGATCTCTATCCTACGCGATGGCGCACACTGGCATTGCGCGGCGCGCAGGGAGATCGCCGAGCGCAGCGAGGAAGCTCCCGAAGCGACAGCCGCGCGGCCCTCGCCAATCTGCGGTGGTTGGAAAGCTCAGGGGGGGTAAACGGGGGGAGTGCAGAGGGGGCCTCGCCAGGGGGCGCAGCCCCCTTCACAGGCCCCTTCTGCCCCCGCCGGAGGCGGCCCAAACAACATAAAAGGAAAAGCCGCCATGCCCGCAGGGCACATGCACTTCAACCAAGTGACAGGCCAAAATAAAAAACAACGCTCCACACACAACGTGCCTTCCTCCAACAATAATACACCGCCATCCAAGGCCCCTCACAGCCAATGAGACGCCCTCACGATCTCTATCCTACGCGAAGGCGCACACTGGCATTGCGCGGCGCGCAGGGAGATCGCCGAGCGCAGCGAGGAAGCTCCCGAAGCGACAGCCGCGCAGCCCTCGCCAATCTGTGGTGGTTGGAAAGCCCAGGGGGGTAAACGGGGGGAGTGCAGAGGGGGCCTCGCCAGGGGGCGCAGCCCCCTTCACAGGCCCCTTCTGCCCCCGCCGGAGGCGGCCCAAACAACATAAAAGGAAAAGCCGCCATGTCCGCAGGACACATGCACTTCAACCAAGTGACAGGCCAAAATAAAAAACAACGCCCCATACACAACGTGCCTTCCTCCAACAATAATACACCGCCATCCAAGGCCCCTCACAGCCAATGAGACGCCCTCACGATCTCTATCCTAAGCGAAGGCGCACACTGGCATTGCGCGGCGCGCAGGGAGATCGCCGAGCGAAGCGAGGAAGCTCCCGAAGCGACAGCCGCGCAGCCCTCGCCAATCTGCGGTGGTTGGAAAGCCCAGGGGGGTAAACGGGGGGAGTGCAGAGGGGGCCTCGCCAGGGGGCGCAGCCCCCTTCACAGGCCCCTTCTGCCCCCGCCGGAGGCGGCCCAAACAACATAAATAGAAAAGCCCTCGTGTCCGCAGGACACAACAGCCACCTCTCAAAGGACAAACCTCGCATACTGCCACGCCGGAGACGGCCCAAACAACATAAAGAAAAAAAGCCTCCGTCCCCGCAGGGCACAAAAGCCACCTTTCAAAGGACAAGCCCTGTTTTGCTTTCTCTTGAAGCCTTGCCGCGAACGTTTCGCCTCCCCGCTGGAGGCGGCCCAAACAACATAAAGAAAAAAAACCTCCGTCCCCGCAGGGCACATGCACTTCAATCAAGCGACTGGCCAAAAAACTTAAAAGCACGCAGGAAGCACCGCCCACCGCGAAGGCGGCCCCTTCAACAAATCCCCTTGTGCTCTTTTCCTCCTCCCGGTAAACAAAAGGCGGGCCTTCACGCACAAGGCGAGGCCGTAACACCAACCAGCAGCCAGGACGCCCCCGGCCCCGGCAGGACAGCATGATCAACCTTCTCAATCTCACCCTTCCCGAACTGGAAGCATGGACGCAGACAGAACTGGGCGAACCCAAGTTCCGCGCCATGCAGATCTGGCAATGGATATGGCAGCGCATGGCCCGTGATTTCGACATCATGACCAACATTTCCCGGCCCTGCCGCGAACGCATGGCCGCCAAAGCCTGCATCGTCTGGCCGGAAGTCACCGCTGTGGAAGAAAGCCAGGACGGAACCACCAAGTTTTTGCTGCGCCTTGAAGACGGCGCGCAGGTGGAGACCGTCCTCATCCCCTCGGATTCACGTGAAGGCGTGCGCCGCTGGACTCAATGCCTTTCCTGTCAGGTGGGCTGCGCCATGGGCTGTACCTTCTGCTCCACAGGGCAGATGGGCTTTGAGCGCAACATGACCATGGCCGAAATTCTCGGCCAGATTCTCGTTGCCCGCGAACATCTGGGCGACACACGCCTGCACTGGCCCATGCTGCGCAACATCGTTTTTATGGGCATGGGCGAACCCCTGCTGAATTTTAGCGAAGTCATGCGTTCATTGCAGAGCCTCAACAGCGACAAGGGACTGAACTTTTCACCGCGCCGCATCACGGTGTCCACCTGCGGCATTGAAAAAAACCTCAAGGAACTGGGCGAATGCGGCCTGGCTTTTCTGGCGGTTTCGCTGCACGCGCCCAATCAGGAGCTGCGCGCCCGCATCATGCCCAAGGCCGCCCGCTGGCCCCTGGATCGCCTCATGTCCACGCTCCAGTCCTACTCGCTCAACACGCGGGAACGCATCACCTTTGAGTACCTGCTGCTCGGCGGCGTCAACGACGGGCTGGAGCACGCGCGGGAACTGGTGCCCCTGGTCAATTCCGTCAAAGGCAAGCTGAATCTCATTGTGTACAATGCCGCTGAAGGCTCGCCCTACGCCGCGCCCAGCCATGAGCGCGTGCTGGCTTTTGAGAAATATCTCTGGGATCGCGGCGTCACGGCCATCCTGCGCAAAAGCAAGGGACAGGACATCAAGGCGGCCTGCGGCCAGCTCAAGGCCGCCAGACAAAAGGAACAATTGGACGAGAGTGGGGTTGATTACGAATAAAATGAGTACGCTGCTTTGTGGGGGAGGGACCCTTTTGCATAAGGGTCTCCTCCCCCACGCCCCCTCCCCCTAAAACCTTTATTGCAGTGTAGCATATATCCACAAGGTGGTTTCTGATCTGGAGAGGGGGCGACAGAAACAGTGTCTTCCAGATAGCACGCCCAAGATACAAAAAAGGCGGCCCGACTTTCAAAGCCGGGCCGCCTTATCATTTATAATCTAGAGCAGATTAACTTTGAGAATATACATTCTCAAAGTTTAAGACACGCTCACTTCGGCGTTTAACCGCGCAGATAAACTGCGCTTACGCCTCCGTAGCGAACGTCTGCTCACGCAGCCGTCAGAGCAATTTAAAAGCTAAATTGCTCTAAGGAAGCATTAAAGAGCCTCCTGGAAACGCGCAGTTATTTTGTTTGGCAAGGCGCAATCTTTTTTTGAAGCAGGAGTGGACTCTTCCGTCCTCGACTGTTTCAAAAAAAGGGAAGCAACGCCGCCAAACGGAATAAATCAGCGTTTCCCTAAAAACCGACGCTATCAGCCCTTGAGGGCCTTCTTGCCAAGTTCCAGAGCGTGCAGGTTCACTTCCTGAAGCTTGGCCGGCAGGAACTTTTTAATGGCCGCTTCAAGCGCGTCAACGCCAAAGGGCAAAACGCCCGATGCGCAAACGGCGCTCAAAAGCACGGTATTGCCGCTCTGCACGGAGCCTGCCTGTATTCCCAGTTCACGACAGGGAATGAAATGGCACAGCCCCGCCACTTCGCGCACGCTGGCTTCAATGCGGCTCATGGCGGGATAGTCGGCCTTGCCCAGCGACACGCTTAACGGCGGCATGGGATCGCTGCTGGAAAATACCGCGCCGCCCTTTTTGAGATAGGGCAGGCCGCGCAGGGTTTCCAAAGGTTCAAAGCCAAGCATGACGTCGGCCTCGCCCAGGTCCAGCTTGGGCGAACGCCAGCCGCCGAGCAGCATGACCGATTCAACCACGCCACCCCGCTGGGCCATGCCGTGCACCTCGCCAGCCACAACGTCCAGCCCGGCTTCAAGAGCCGTACGGGCCAGCAGGGTCGTGGCGGTCAGGGTACCCTGCCCGCCCACACCAGTAAAATACACGCGCATGCGCTTCTGGTTGTTCTGCATAGTCATTGTTCTCACCTATCCCTGACGCTTGCGCGCCTTGAAGGCCCCGGGGGCCACCTGCAAACATACCATGCAGCCCGTGCAAAGGGTCGCGTCCACGGCCAGATTGTCCCCACTGCGGTAAAAGGCGGGGCAGGCAAGCTGCTCAAGGCAGCGCATGGCCTCAGGCCCCTGCTGCGCCACCTCCGCCACCTGGGGCGAGGTCTTTTTGAGCTGGCGGCGGGCATACAGCACGCAGGGCTCTTCGGTGATGAGCACACGTACGCCGGGCTTGCTCTTCATTTCTTCCAGAGTCTTGGTCAGAGCCTTGATGTTGAAGGCCCGCACCTTGGCAACCTCGGTCACGCCCATGCCGCGCACAATGGTCTCTATGTCCATGTGGCTGCTCATGCCGCCGAGCACATCCTGCAGCATGCCGGGGTTGGGCTGGTGCCCCGTCATGGCCGTGGTGCCGTTGTCCAGAATGACCATGAGCACGTTGTGCTGGTTGAACACAGCGTTGGCCAGCCCGGTCATGCCGGAATGGAAAAAGGTGGAGTCGCCGATAAAGGCGATGACCGGCTTTTCGGAGGCGCGGGCAAAACCGCTGCCCGCCGAGATGGACGAACCCATGCAGACAAGAAAATCTGCTGTGCGCAGGGGCGGCAGAAGCCCCAGGGTGTAGCAGCCGATGTCGCTGGAGTAGTAGGCGTCGTCGCCGAAAACCTGGCGCACCGTGTAGTACACGGCCCTGTGCGAACAGCCGGGGCAAAGGTTGGGCGGACGGCCCGGCAGATCCGACTCGGCGCTGCGCGGTTCCTGCACGTTACAGGAAACCCCCAGCCACTGCGCGAGATCGCGCGTGACAAGGGTGGTGGAGTACTCGCCCTGATGCGTGAGAATGTCGTTCTTGCCGTCAATGACCACAGTCAGCCCGCGCTTCTGCGCCAGGGCGCGGATGTCCTGCTCCAGCAGGTCTTCCCCTTCCTCCAGCACCAGCACGCGCTTGCACTGGTTCAGGAAGGTGCAGATTTTTTCTTCCGGCAGGGGCCAGGTCATGCCCAGTTCCAGCACACGCACGCGGTCTGTCCAGTCATTGGAGGCAAGCGCGTCGGCCAGATAGTTGCGCGAAACGCCGCTGACAATGATGCCCAGATCCGTGGGCGCTGAGGGTTCGGTAACCGTATTGAAGGGGCTTTGCTCCGCAATCTGGCGGGCGCGGGCCACAATTTCGTCCAGCGCCACATGCCGCCTGCGCGCCACGGCGGGCACGGGCACGAAACGCGCAGGATCGCGGCGGAAGTCCACCTTGGGCTGCGGCGCGGGCAGATCGTCAAAATCCACCGGGCCGCGCATGTGACTGATGCGCGTAGTGGTGCGCAGCAGCACGGGTTGCTCAAGCTGGCGGGCAAGGCTGAAGGCCGCGCGGGTCATGTCCTTGGCTTCCTGGGCCGAGGCAGGCTCGAAACAGGGCAGCATGGCAAAGCGCGCGTAATAGCGGTTGTCCTGCTCGTTCTGGCTGGAGTGGCAGCCGGGGTCGTCAGCGGTGAGCACCACCAGCCCGCCGGGCAGGCCAGTGTACACGGCCGTGAACAACGGGTCGGCGGCCACGTTGAGGCCCACGTGCTTCATGGTCACAAGACTCAGAGCGCCGCCCAGGGCAGCACCCGCCGCCACTTCCATGGCGACCTTCTCGTTGACGGAATACTCCAGCCGGTAGCGCCCTTCGCCGCCGATGCGGTGAAATGTGTCCGGCACTTCGGATGAAGGTGTGCCCGGATAACAGGTGACGATGTGCACGCCCGCCTCAAGGGCGCCGCGCACTATGGCCTCATTGCCCAACAACAAATGACGCTCACCGTGAGCGCCGTGCAACAGGGGGTTGTTGCTCATGCTTCCTCCCGGCTCCGACGCGTGGCGCGCGGGCCGCTTCTGCTAAATGCAAGGTGCGCCCGGTGGCGCGCTTTTATTGCACAACAACCCGCAGTGCTGTGCATGCTGCGGGTTGTTGTATGAAATCGTTACGGCTTTGCCTGTTCTGGCTGCGCGGTTTTTTGACCGCCCTTGTCCGCATCCGAAGCGGCCTTGGCGACCGGAGCGCTGGGCGCGGCTTCCGCAGCGGCCAGCTTGGGGTCAAGTTCGGCAGCGCGGGCGCGCAAATAGCTGCTGTTGACGCCGTCAGTCTCACGGGCCAGGGCCAGATAGGTACGGGCCGCCAGTTCATTTTGACCGGCGGCAATGGCGGCTTCAGCCATCATCTGCCGTAGCTGCGGAGCGTTGGCCGCGCCGGGCTGGGTGTTTTGCAGCCCTTGCAGCAGGGTCAGGGCTTCGGCGTTTTTGCCAGCCTTGAGCAGGGCTCCGGCCTCGCCAAGAGAGGCGGACAGGCTGAAAGCGCCGTCAGTGCTTTTGGCGGCCTTGGCGTAAGCCTGGGCGGCGGTGGCATAATCGCCGTTTTCAAGGGCGCTGTGCGCCAGGGCCATATAGGCGGCAAAACGGGTGGAAGAGGGGGCGCCCTCCGCCAGTTGCGAAAGAGCCTTGACCTGATCCGCGCCCTGATTCTGTATGAGGGTGCGCGCCAGGGCGTCGCGGGCTTCTTCCGCCCGGGAGTCGCCGTGCCAGTTATAGATGCCGGTACCAATGAGCACCAGAAGAAACAGCACCAGCACGCCAGCGATAAGACCGGCATGACGCAGCATGAATTGCAGAAGAGGCGCACTCTCCTGGCTTACTTCCAGTTGCAGGTCACGCAGCAGGGGCGCGTCGTCCGCGCCTTGATTCTTTTGCGGATTCATGTATCAAAAACTCCTTAGGGGCGAGATCGCCGCCATTTCCGGCGTGCAAGCAGAGCGCGCACGTTGAGGACGGACTCAGGACGGAAGTCTTCTTCATAGGCCACAAACGGTCCTTCTGTCAAAACAAATATCCCCGGCCAGGACCGCAAATGCGCGCCCACAGCCGCTGTTACAAGGAGTTCGCATGACGCCATCGGAAAAAATGGCGCGCCTTGGCGCGCAGGCTAAAAACGCGGCGCGCGCCATGACCAGGGCTACGCCCGATTCCAAAAACAGGGCTCTGCTGGGGCTGGCCGAAATTTTGCGCGAGCGCGAGGCGGACATTCTGGCCGCCAACGCCCGTGACGTCGAAGCCGCAAGGAGCGCCGGGCAGGACTCCGCCCGCCTTGACCGCCTCACGCTCACCCCCATCATTATGGAAGAGATGCGCGCGGCCTGCGCCCACGTCGCCAACCTGCCCGATCCGGTGGGCGCTACCGAAAGCCAGTGGCAGCGCCCCAACGGCCTGCTGGTGGGCAAGATGCGCATTCCCCTCGGCGTCATCGCCATGATTTACGAGGCCCGCCCCAATGTCACCATTGACGCGGCCATTTTGTGCATCAAGGCTGGCAATGCCGTCATCCTGCGCGGCGGCAGTGAAGCCCTGCACTCCAACACGGCTCTGGCACAGGCGCTTCAGGACGCCATGGTGCAGGCTGGTCTGCCCGCCGAAGCCGCACAGCTTGTGACCGTGCCGGGGCATGAGGCCGTCAACGCCCTGTGCAAGCTTGACCAGTACATTGACGTCATCATCCCCCGTGGGGGCGAAGGGCTTGTGCGCGCCGTGACCGAGGCCGCCACCATGCCCGTGCTCAAGCATTTCAAGGGCGTGTGCCACGCCTATATCGAGCCGGACGCCGACCTTGAGAAGGCTCTGGACATCGTGTTCAACGGCAAGGTGCAGCGCCCCGGCGTGTGCAACGCGCTGGAATGCCTGCTGGTTCACAAGGACGTGGCCGCGCGCTTTCTGCCCATGGTGGCGGAAAAGCTCGGCGCCGCCGGTGTGGAATTTCGCGCCGACGCCACTGCCCTGCCGCTTATGGGCAAGGCTCCCGCAGGCAGCGTCGTGCCCCAGAAACCCGAGGATCTCGGGCAGGAGTTCCACAACCTCATCCTTGCCGTGCGCGTGGTTAAGGATATGGACGAAGCCCTGGATCACATTGCCCGCTACGGCTCCAATCACACGGA
Protein-coding regions in this window:
- the dsrO gene encoding sulfate reduction electron transfer complex DsrMKJOP subunit DsrO produces the protein MNKSRRSFLKVAGFSAFALTSGMAALSGVAQAQIAPGKYEPAANALHAKRWAMVIDTRQFAGPEDYKPLSDACHAFHNVPQVPGNQEIKWFWLDSYAHVFPDDMNAHLNTHSRESMYPLLCNHCTNPPCVRVCPTQATYKMEDGIVAMDYHRCIGCRFCMAGCPYGARSFNFKDPRKFLSNPVPNPEYPTRMIGVVEKCTFCAERLAVGKLPACVEAANGKILFGDLEDPNSTVRQALAANYSIRRKPSLGTQPGVYYLI
- a CDS encoding tetratricopeptide repeat protein, translated to MNPQKNQGADDAPLLRDLQLEVSQESAPLLQFMLRHAGLIAGVLVLFLLVLIGTGIYNWHGDSRAEEARDALARTLIQNQGADQVKALSQLAEGAPSSTRFAAYMALAHSALENGDYATAAQAYAKAAKSTDGAFSLSASLGEAGALLKAGKNAEALTLLQGLQNTQPGAANAPQLRQMMAEAAIAAGQNELAARTYLALARETDGVNSSYLRARAAELDPKLAAAEAAPSAPVAKAASDADKGGQKTAQPEQAKP
- a CDS encoding indolepyruvate oxidoreductase subunit beta, with amino-acid sequence MTMQNNQKRMRVYFTGVGGQGTLTATTLLARTALEAGLDVVAGEVHGMAQRGGVVESVMLLGGWRSPKLDLGEADVMLGFEPLETLRGLPYLKKGGAVFSSSDPMPPLSVSLGKADYPAMSRIEASVREVAGLCHFIPCRELGIQAGSVQSGNTVLLSAVCASGVLPFGVDALEAAIKKFLPAKLQEVNLHALELGKKALKG
- the iorA gene encoding indolepyruvate ferredoxin oxidoreductase subunit alpha; its protein translation is MSNNPLLHGAHGERHLLLGNEAIVRGALEAGVHIVTCYPGTPSSEVPDTFHRIGGEGRYRLEYSVNEKVAMEVAAGAALGGALSLVTMKHVGLNVAADPLFTAVYTGLPGGLVVLTADDPGCHSSQNEQDNRYYARFAMLPCFEPASAQEAKDMTRAAFSLARQLEQPVLLRTTTRISHMRGPVDFDDLPAPQPKVDFRRDPARFVPVPAVARRRHVALDEIVARARQIAEQSPFNTVTEPSAPTDLGIIVSGVSRNYLADALASNDWTDRVRVLELGMTWPLPEEKICTFLNQCKRVLVLEEGEDLLEQDIRALAQKRGLTVVIDGKNDILTHQGEYSTTLVTRDLAQWLGVSCNVQEPRSAESDLPGRPPNLCPGCSHRAVYYTVRQVFGDDAYYSSDIGCYTLGLLPPLRTADFLVCMGSSISAGSGFARASEKPVIAFIGDSTFFHSGMTGLANAVFNQHNVLMVILDNGTTAMTGHQPNPGMLQDVLGGMSSHMDIETIVRGMGVTEVAKVRAFNIKALTKTLEEMKSKPGVRVLITEEPCVLYARRQLKKTSPQVAEVAQQGPEAMRCLEQLACPAFYRSGDNLAVDATLCTGCMVCLQVAPGAFKARKRQG
- the dsrP gene encoding sulfate reduction electron transfer complex DsrMKJOP subunit DsrP, coding for MLEKLLDGPKTYYMWLIFLLVLIAGCGLVYLDQLQNGLSVTGLSRDVSWGLYISQFTYFVGVAASAVMLVLPTYFHHYKKFKRMIIFGEFMAVAAVVMCALFIVVDLGQPQRMLNVMLHPSPHSVMFYDMMVLIGYLGLNIIIGWVTLEAERHEIEPPKWIKPLIYISVLWAFSIHTVTAFLYAGIPGRHYWLTAIMAARFLSSAFCSGPAILLLLMMVLRRLTGFEPGKEAVKTLTIIIVYAMCINVFFYLLEIFTAFYSGVPGHEEPIHFLFFGHDGHLPWVSYWMWGAVIMAFASLALLIPPKLRENPCLLPIALIMLVLASWIDKGLGLLVAGFTPNMFEAFTPYMPSAKEIAVALGVYGVGALVLSLLWRIALGVKMEVNHMND
- the dsrJ gene encoding sulfate reduction electron transfer complex DsrMKJOP subunit DsrJ; the protein is MYNAKAVIVGIIVFVALFTSPFWLSMMGKDYKSTGIELPKGEKDCIEDVQFMRDQHMRLLNEWRDEALRKENRVYVATSGKKWNISLQNTCLKCHNDYKGFCEKCHTANGVDPYCWTCHIIPQGSK
- a CDS encoding HD domain-containing protein, giving the protein MQQALKDAITICKTFLRNGYDAHVINAPLQEHLLQKVDHLAVDIACEPDMDTLFKLFPKATPTSENRALAVMEENGVTFRFYPLEVAAAGHPELSLVRITPTMIALLSPEERLKLRLTGFNAPEPSGDVYDGFEDIKSGAICLAGLPDETLRHNYLLAVRALRFAANFDLPIEPNTWLAIIRASSRVLDYVPATDIMDEWRKVAAENMYRFVRLLFDAHILQGLIPEVASLSCLTQMRNKEGDTENVFEHTLECMKCYPEEDFHYDWLGTMAMLFHDVGKLYTGEYYDGLWTYYQHHRVGAKVTRKILRRLHFTQEDIDLLCNLVRNHMRFHFMMTDRGIRRFKALDDYPRLIAMARADLKARDGIPTSFNHNMKYLDRAETPEQMLEPLLNGNEIMSETKLSPGPQVGVIRDALLKAQIAGEVTDLDSAVLFVRDYARKSVG
- the rlmN gene encoding 23S rRNA (adenine(2503)-C(2))-methyltransferase RlmN; translated protein: MINLLNLTLPELEAWTQTELGEPKFRAMQIWQWIWQRMARDFDIMTNISRPCRERMAAKACIVWPEVTAVEESQDGTTKFLLRLEDGAQVETVLIPSDSREGVRRWTQCLSCQVGCAMGCTFCSTGQMGFERNMTMAEILGQILVAREHLGDTRLHWPMLRNIVFMGMGEPLLNFSEVMRSLQSLNSDKGLNFSPRRITVSTCGIEKNLKELGECGLAFLAVSLHAPNQELRARIMPKAARWPLDRLMSTLQSYSLNTRERITFEYLLLGGVNDGLEHARELVPLVNSVKGKLNLIVYNAAEGSPYAAPSHERVLAFEKYLWDRGVTAILRKSKGQDIKAACGQLKAARQKEQLDESGVDYE